A single genomic interval of Deinococcus multiflagellatus harbors:
- the ilvC gene encoding ketol-acid reductoisomerase: MAAKMYYDRDVSTAPIEDKLIAIIGYGSQAHAHAQNLRDSGLNVVVGLREGSASRAKAEQAGLRVASIEDATREADVIMLLIPDEQQPKVYAQSIAPHLADGKALAFGHGFNIHFGRITPSAGVDVFLVAPKGPGHMLRRVYADGAGMPGIFAVHQDATGQAREIALAYARGIGCTRAGVLETTFKEETETDLFGEQSVLCGGVTHLIQAGFETLVEAGYQPEIAYFETLHEVKLIVDLIYEKGFGGMRHSISNTAEFGDYVTGPRIITAETKAEMGRVLADIQQGKFAERFIADAEAGFPFMEEQRGKMRDHTLEVVGQDLRDKMPFISKKALEV, from the coding sequence ATGGCTGCGAAGATGTACTACGACCGCGACGTGTCCACCGCCCCCATCGAAGACAAGCTGATTGCGATCATCGGCTACGGCTCGCAGGCGCATGCGCACGCCCAGAACCTGCGCGACAGTGGGTTAAACGTGGTGGTGGGCCTGCGCGAAGGCAGCGCCAGCCGCGCCAAGGCCGAGCAGGCGGGCCTGCGCGTGGCGAGCATTGAAGATGCCACCCGGGAAGCCGACGTGATCATGCTCTTGATCCCCGACGAGCAGCAGCCCAAGGTGTACGCGCAGAGCATCGCCCCCCACCTCGCGGACGGCAAGGCGCTGGCGTTTGGGCACGGCTTCAACATTCACTTTGGCCGGATCACGCCGTCCGCCGGGGTGGACGTGTTTCTGGTGGCCCCCAAGGGCCCTGGTCACATGCTGCGCCGCGTCTACGCCGACGGTGCGGGCATGCCCGGTATCTTCGCCGTGCATCAGGACGCCACCGGGCAGGCGCGCGAGATCGCCCTGGCGTACGCCCGGGGCATTGGCTGCACCCGCGCGGGCGTGCTGGAAACCACCTTCAAGGAAGAAACCGAAACCGACCTGTTCGGGGAGCAGAGCGTGCTGTGCGGGGGCGTCACCCACCTGATTCAGGCGGGCTTCGAGACGCTGGTGGAAGCCGGCTACCAGCCCGAAATCGCGTATTTCGAGACGCTGCACGAGGTCAAGCTGATCGTGGACCTGATTTACGAGAAGGGCTTTGGCGGCATGCGCCACTCCATCTCCAACACCGCCGAGTTTGGCGACTACGTGACCGGTCCGCGTATCATCACCGCCGAGACGAAGGCAGAAATGGGCCGCGTGCTGGCCGACATTCAGCAGGGCAAGTTTGCTGAGCGCTTCATTGCCGACGCCGAAGCGGGCTTTCCCTTCATGGAGGAGCAGCGCGGCAAGATGCGCGATCACACCCTGGAGGTCGTGGGCCAGGACCTGCGCGACAAGATGCCCTTTATCAGCAAAAAGGCGCTGGAAGTTTAA
- a CDS encoding SWIM zinc finger family protein produces MVELSVNAARAHVGAHEWRKGQPYVAGLTALSAQPDGDTVTLSGIARGQERYRVQATVRAGAVEAAHCSCPVGGGGGCKHVAALLARAAGAPEDFEAWPDLDATLAALSADDLRALVRRLLRREPDLTRLVVAGGSGAGLAGQLQAAFAEIAYDPEEDWEGEGPDLSDVWPLAEELSRLGETPGANPQAVLNAAVALLDGAAELQDEDYGVELHDLAAPARSALLRLLARELAEDVRSSAHDALHEAAAEFGWGAAEIAQEGQADLFAALPPEDRALSLGFLHGLLDAEGRAYRRQELARTLGVLGQLGAGEVTPEAEVTLARAAGDLEGLVRLLLAQGCVPEAVAALGEGPRPVPPQQVEAPFREFGLLDALEAHARANLRVYGARAWLYGHFRETGRDADAHTLALDAVLHGTGDHPDFTASFLPRDLDWLAALKAVSPDWPADRETLMDHWAQQRLNLGCLVLFLLQEGLGERALPVFRRHKADPLRVLGPHLATRLALALPAAEAKPLLLQAAAAHIQGRGRKHYADAAGALRSAAPLLGHEEVRSAARLFVQEYPTLRALKEELTRAGLL; encoded by the coding sequence ATGGTCGAACTCTCGGTGAACGCGGCGCGGGCCCATGTGGGGGCCCACGAGTGGCGCAAGGGGCAGCCCTACGTGGCGGGCTTGACGGCCCTGAGCGCCCAGCCGGACGGCGACACGGTGACCCTGAGTGGGATTGCCCGGGGCCAGGAGCGCTACCGCGTGCAGGCCACCGTGCGCGCCGGAGCGGTCGAGGCCGCCCACTGTTCCTGCCCGGTGGGCGGGGGGGGCGGCTGCAAGCATGTGGCCGCGCTGCTGGCCCGCGCCGCCGGGGCGCCAGAGGACTTCGAGGCATGGCCGGATCTGGACGCCACGCTGGCCGCCCTGAGCGCCGACGACCTGCGCGCCCTGGTCCGCCGGCTGCTGCGCCGCGAACCGGACCTGACGCGGCTGGTGGTGGCGGGCGGCTCCGGCGCGGGACTGGCCGGGCAACTGCAGGCCGCCTTTGCCGAGATCGCCTATGACCCCGAGGAGGACTGGGAAGGCGAGGGCCCTGACCTGAGCGACGTGTGGCCGCTGGCCGAGGAGTTGAGCCGCCTGGGCGAGACCCCCGGTGCCAACCCCCAGGCCGTGCTGAACGCGGCGGTGGCCCTGCTGGACGGCGCCGCCGAGTTGCAGGACGAGGACTACGGCGTGGAACTGCACGACCTCGCCGCCCCGGCCCGCAGCGCCCTGCTGCGGCTGCTGGCCCGTGAACTGGCTGAGGACGTGCGCTCGTCCGCCCACGACGCGCTGCACGAGGCCGCCGCCGAATTCGGCTGGGGCGCTGCCGAGATTGCGCAGGAGGGGCAGGCGGACCTGTTCGCCGCGCTGCCCCCCGAGGACCGCGCCCTGAGCCTGGGGTTCCTGCACGGCCTGCTGGACGCCGAGGGCCGGGCCTACCGCCGCCAGGAACTGGCGCGGACCCTGGGGGTGCTGGGCCAGCTGGGCGCGGGCGAAGTCACCCCCGAAGCCGAGGTGACCCTGGCCCGCGCCGCTGGCGACCTGGAAGGGCTGGTGCGCCTGTTGCTGGCCCAGGGCTGCGTGCCGGAAGCGGTGGCGGCGCTAGGCGAGGGGCCGCGCCCCGTTCCGCCGCAGCAGGTGGAAGCCCCGTTCCGTGAATTCGGCCTGCTGGACGCGCTGGAAGCCCACGCCCGCGCCAACCTCCGGGTGTACGGCGCTAGGGCGTGGCTCTACGGACACTTCCGCGAGACCGGCCGCGACGCCGACGCCCATACCCTGGCCCTGGACGCTGTGCTGCACGGCACCGGCGACCACCCCGATTTCACCGCGTCCTTTCTGCCGCGCGATCTGGACTGGCTGGCGGCCCTGAAAGCGGTCAGCCCCGACTGGCCCGCCGACCGCGAAACGCTGATGGATCACTGGGCCCAGCAGCGTCTGAACCTGGGGTGCCTCGTGCTGTTTCTGCTGCAAGAAGGCCTGGGCGAGCGGGCCCTGCCTGTCTTCAGGCGACACAAGGCCGATCCGCTGCGGGTGCTGGGGCCCCATCTCGCCACGCGCCTGGCCCTGGCGCTGCCGGCGGCCGAGGCCAAACCGCTGCTGCTGCAGGCCGCCGCTGCCCACATTCAGGGCCGGGGGCGCAAGCACTATGCGGACGCCGCCGGGGCCCTGCGCTCGGCCGCGCCGCTGCTGGGCCACGAGGAAGTGCGCTCGGCAGCCCGCCTGTTCGTGCAGGAATACCCCACCCTGCGCGCGCTGAAAGAGGAACTGACCCGTGCGGGGCTGCTCTAG